Within the Populus trichocarpa isolate Nisqually-1 chromosome 14, P.trichocarpa_v4.1, whole genome shotgun sequence genome, the region ctaaaaagatgtTTGAGATAGTGTGGttgtatcttgattttttaaaaaatgaatttttttagtttaatttttgtttttattttacgaTTTGATGttctaaattttagaaaatataaaatattacattaatatatttttaaataaaaacactttaaaaaaacaattactaaaatcataaaatcatctGAAGTGAGAGTATTTGCATGTTCGTCCATAATAGATAGAAGGTATATTTGAGCCTGCCAATTTTTCCTCAAAGCCAGAGCTTCGTTAGGCCAGAAAATTGAGGGCCTGATTGCGATGGCTTACATGGAGTTTTTGTGGCCGGTGGGATTTTTGTGGATCAACGGTCAACGGTGAGTtaataaaatgaacttttacattaaaaaccctcagctaatttttttattgatctgcTGAATTATCTtatctattttataattttttatgataattatcttatattcttttttatcgCATTAAacatagtaaatatttttcaaaatcgtttttctcatttgttttgaaaatgaatGTGTTCCATATATTCAAACACCATGTgtttattctataaaaaaaaaacatcatgttttTTGTCTTACCTCTTAGGCCTGGCAAGTTTTGTCGGGGACATGAGCTTAGATTTAGCCTCGTTAgcataagaaagaaaagaaaataaaggcaGAGATTAGATAAAATTAACAGTCATGGGTAATACCAtaataaaagtgattttttctttttcctttacaATTTTAGCAATTCAATATATTCTCatgttagtttttatatattaaaatcacagttattaaatccaattcaaaataggataaattaatttaaattaacttaaaaatctataattttttataaaaaatcaaaactatgttgttcgataaatttttttataaaaacataaataagtttttaaccaaatcaatcaagtttttaataatGTCATACCAAGTCAATTAATTCCTATgcttttttatgaaatttgaatAACTCTAAATTTCAAGTTGGCTGGCACAAACTCGTCTAAATTTAATAAGTAGATATTTTCAATGATTCTAAATAAATACCGATTGacacttgaaatatatatattttcttataatctcttctaaaattcaaataataaattataataatacgAAAAGCACAACCACTTAGGACCACCAagttaaacttttaaaatatatatttatatagtgtagttgaaattaaaattaaataaaaaataatttaatgtatttaaacTCTTAAAGGCACAAAAGAAGATATCAATTCCCAGCTCTATCCCACGCTTCCACCTACGGGGCGACTGGACTTTAACTTCGTACCCGTAccttaaaaaaaccaactaaaagaaaaaacaaaaggaagcgGACCCACTTCAATCTGACGGCTCAAaacactcaaaaaaataaaatccaatggCGTACCTTGACTTGTAGAACAAAAGACGCGAAAACACGGAGCCGCTCGTGCCCAGAGTTTGGAAGATATTCGCCTCGACAACCACAAACCCCTCCTGGACCCCACAAATCACTAAAAAATCCCCACCGTTCAATCCGCAAAAACCCTTAACTTAACCACAGTTGCCTTTTTAACTTAACCACGTAACCACACCCCCTGCTTTTGCCCTCTTATACACCTTCACCGCTCCCTAAAGCTCACTCCTTCCCCTAACTTAAAACTAATCCTCTCTTGCTTTATCACCAAGAAAAATATCAccattttatttgatcatcacGAAAAGCATCAAGACCAGGCAGTAATTATATCAGACGGTGGGTATGAGCTGCAATGGTTGCCGAGTGCTGCGAAAGGGGTGCAGCGAGACATGCGTATTGAGGTCGTGTCTGCATTGGATCCCCACCCCTGAAGCCCAAGGTAACGCTACCCTGTTTCTAGCTAAGTTTTTTGGCCGCAGTGATCTCATCTCTCTCATCTCCGCCGTTCCCGAGTCCCAACGCCCTGGTATGTATAAACGTATAAACACACAACAAACCGTATATACATAGTTATACATGTAGAAGagtacaaattaattttaccttttctttttgtagtttTGTTTCAATCGCTGTTATTTGAGGCGTGCGGGAGAACAGTGAATCCGGTGAACGGAGCGGTGGGGCTGTTGTGGAGCGGTAACTGGCACGTGTGTCAGGCGGCTGTGGAGTCAGTGCTTGCCGGTGAAACCTTACGGCCGTTACCTGGAATTCTCACCGGAGTCTTAGCGCCGAATTGTGATGAATCATCTGACAGTTTCTCTGCGGCTGCGTACGCCGTGCATAGCATGACGTGGAATCAATCAAAACCGTTTGATAAGGAGAATAATAATCAAGTGGTGTCTGATCATCATGTGAATCTGTGTCTCGCTAGAGGAAGAGGTGGAAGAGATAAGAGAGGAAGAGATGCGGTGTCGTTTTATACAGGAGGAGAATCGGAGACCACAAGCTTTGAAAGCAGTGGTGCTGATAAGAATAAACTTTTGAACCTGTTtgtttgaataaataataaatttaagacaGAGAGTAAAGGTTTTGCTGTaacctctttttttcctctataaATATAATGCCGGAATTTTAATCCGGTGCGTTTTTGGCTGGATATGGACATTTTTCCGGTGTaactttcttttagttttttttttaattattgttattgttttagttaaattatTGGATactcttttctctttatttttcgcTTTTATGATAATGATGGTTCATCATGtgtttatttatcaatttgatgttttttttttaatgtataatcCATCATTCATGGTTGTATTATTTGTAAAATCAACTGAGAATAAGcctattaaattcaatttgagaactaatataaaaaagatttgtgtTATTGAATcacttcaattcaaaataattttttatattaaaatggtagttttttaatttttttaattttgacttgatcaataaataaaaatattaaaaattaattgaattaaatggatttaatcaagtttatattttatataatttaattaaaaacttgatttgaataaGGGTATGGATTCAGATCTAGGATTTAACAAATATGATCtttgtttgttaattaatttgctaGTACATGAAAGGGGTGTAGGCGCGGTCCGTACATATGGAGAAGCGAGGGAGCTTCTTAGAGATAGAGataagctgctgctgctgctgctgagacCCGTGACGGGGGTGGTACCACCTAAGAGGGAGAGGGCCACAGACCTAGACGAACCATGGTTTTCGAATGAAGAGTTTGGTGCAGCTGTTTAGATTCTACAATGCTATCTTTTCGTTGAAGGATAATGATAATTTGATTCAGAAGTGTAAAGTGCTGAAACGCAGATCAAGAGTTGAGAATTTTACACATGATGGAAGACAATGTCGATTCTAATCAGTTGTAATATCATGTTGCTATATGTATGCTACCACATCAATTCGAGAAGAAAGTTCTTCAATccgattttgattttgattttctatcaTGAATTGTTGGAGTTAACCTagattgatttaaattaatttaaaataatattattttatttttaaaaaaatattaaaatataattttaaaaaaactaaaattaaattttacggTTTGATTAGATGACAGATTAACTAGTCAAGTCAATCAAATTTAAACGAGTCCACTCTTacttgttttaatataaaacccaACACGAACTAGATTATAGATCATCAAATTACTAGATTGACTCATTGAATCTAGGGTGAGTTGTGTGAGTTAACTTAAATTGACAcacatcaatttaaaataatattatttcaaatttttttttaaaattaaaacataattttaaaaaaactaaaatcaagttttgatgGTTTGTTCAAGTCATAGACTAACTAGCCAAGTCAATCAAATCTAAACAAGTTCACTTTAATATAAAACCCAACACAAACTAGATTTTAGATCATTGATTTCGAGGTTGACTCATTGAATTTAGGATGAGTTGTGTGAGTTATCTTAAATTGAcacacattaatttaaaataatattatttcaagaatttttttaaaaattaaaacataattttaaaaaaactaaaatcaagttttgatgGTTTGTTCAAGTCACAGACTAACTAGCCAAGCCAATCAAATCTAAACAAGTTCACTTTAATATAAAACCCAACACAAACTATATCTTGTATCATCAAATTAAGATTGACTCGTTGGACCGGTTGAATTTGACAAAATTGATTGCCACAGGCTGCCTCCCCAGTCTTCGGAGAGAGATGGAGTGGTAAGTCCTAACCAAATAGATGCATCTGTAAACAATCATATGTCTAGTTCAGCTATCCTATCCTTGCTAGCTGATAATGTAATGTTCACATGGATGATTTGATGCTGATAAGGTTCACTGATGACAAATGAGATTATGAcgtagtattattattattattattattctgtagccttgttaatataaattaatttggtgTTGGCTTATTATCTATCTCTCTTTACAGATTTCGAGTATCTCGTTGATTAAGCTTCGGGCAGCAGCTAGGCTAGATGCCAAGTACAACACAAAAGGAGGCATGGACTTCACATGAAGGCAGATGGTTTTTGACCCATGGTCTCAAACTAGCCAAGCAGCTGGTAGATGAGGAGGGAGCATCATAGAATTACGTTCTTGACATGGGACGGAAAATGGGGGTGAAAAGGATGGGCCCCAGTTGAGATTTTGTGGAGAAAAAAATGGTGCGGTGCACGTCAGCTTCCTCCCCCTCTAGTCCTCCTCCACTGGAAGTGCGTTCCACGGCATTTTAACACCAAAAAGACTTTTCCTTGGCAAAAAGACAGCGTTATATATCATATATGCAAAGAGAACACAAATAGCAAAAGAGAGAGCCATTATTATTCCAATCCTTTCGAGTCGCTGCGTCTCATAGCATATGCTGTGGATCCCACCTCATCTCCGTTGGATCGCCATTTTAGCATACTTCCCTTCACCGTTCTGTCCTAGCAATGGGAGTTGGGCGATGCAAAAGCAAAGTTAGCAGGCTAAATGCTTTGTACTTGGAGGGAAATGTGATTATTAATTTAAGGAAAAGGAAGGGAATGACGTGAAGCCGAAAGAGACTCTTAAGGAATCTTATTGAGATCGCATCATAATTCCTTGCTTTCAACATCACTGTATTTTTGACAAACAACATTATAAAAGTCGATCACCTCCTGTTCCATGACAGGGagttactattatttttattaccatGGTCTTTTCACCTCATTTGATAGCTCTAAACAGACGGCTCGTGTAGCATGCATGGAGTAATTGAGCCTTTCATGTGACTGAAGCATGCTTTGTGATCCCACGATTAAGCAACTCTTCATCTATAAACAAATTGTTCTTTAGAAACCTAACCAAATAAAaccaatggaaaaaaaacaactaaaagaaacaaaaaattacgaGATAGGATGATGGGAAAAGGGAATTGTGCGTGTTTAATATTACTCGTGGGgtactttttaaaagtattttttaattgaaaacgtATTACAatgatatatttctttaattttaatattaatatattgaaattattaaaaaaacacttaaaaaaaatgttaatttaatactatttaaaataaaaaatattttttttttaaaaaaacaacttgtaacccaaaatcaaattcattaatcttgACGCATGAGGTACTAGCTAGATATATGTTGTAATCAATAgcataaaattgtatttgactAGAGAGTCGTGTAACTAGATATATGTTCGGAATGACTTTCGATGCTAGAGAGACGTGTCTCCTCAACCCTCACGGTCATCTTCCATCTTAAAAACAGTATCCAAACAAACGCTGACATTTTTAAAGCACCTGCACAACGTGACAAATAACAACGGTCCATTTTCATAGAAAGAGAATAGATGCAGAGCAGGCCCAGAAAATGCCTAATATAGCAATGACATCCATTTTCAGGCAAAAGGCCCAATACAAAGTAAGTTCTTTTCCGAAGGTGTAATCAAATTTCTTGCAACATTCAACATTCTTTTGATTGAGGTCACTAACTGCTGATCAAGCACGGATAATAAGTTGGGGATACACAACAGATGGATGTACTGAGAAATAAACTGCAGAGAATCATCGTTGGGACACCAAATGCAACTCACAAGTCACGAATGCACGTAAATAAAACAGTGCAAACAAGAACTAAAGAATGGAAAGAAAACTGGAAGAGGAAACcaggaaaagagagagattgaaaATATCATTGTATATATTTACATACGATGAACTCTGCCCTATAGAGAAGTACCTAAATACAATCTAAATCTGACTTTGAAACTACGCGTACAAAATAGCTACCTTTTGCTTGTCCATTCAATACTTTCTTAGTTCCTCTCAGTTCCTTGAATCGGAGGATAAAAGGGTTTGATTTGATATTGTTAGCATTAGGGAAGGAGTTAAGTGATTTGAGCTTTTTACACTTGTGTTGTCAGGCTGGAAGGCACTCATTTTAGCTGTAAAATATGACTTTTCAGGCTACATTCTTTTACCTGGCAACATGAACACTTTTAGTTAAAAAGCTAACAGCATTAAAGGTAAAATGCCAAGAGCTACAAGATCAGGATATATATGGCTCCTCTACTAAGTATAACAAAAGCACTAAAATGAATTTTACTTCTATACCACCTTCTTAATTCTTTGTAAGAGTAAACCAAACACAATTACCTGCAAGGCTGCAATGGTTGACAATAGATCCTTGCACTGATAAAGCCTATTACACTCCTTCCGACTTGCCTTTTCAAGTTCCACCACCAAAGAGTTTACTTCCTCAACCTATGGTAATGCAAGGATAAATAAACTGTTAACACAGTTGACAATGATCAGTTGACAATGATCGCACAAAGCCATCTTCGGAAGGTTCATAATTCAGCCAACACTAGGTTGTATGCTCACAATAAAAATCAGTCACGACAAAGTGTTTATATTTCCATTTGCGAGTCACCAAGAGAAGGTAGCAGATCATTTCCAGTATTAGGCTCCTGGCAAGGCAGAAGTATTATAATGGCAATTCCATAAAATTTATGCAGCTTCTTTGGggggttagggttttgaaggGGTATTCACTGGGAGGCCAACATGGCCAGCTCTGAGCAACAAAATATGCAGTAGCCGCCCTTCATCCTAGAAATCCCTTCCATCTATATCAAGATTAAACTTTAGACCTCCAGCTAAGCACAAACACTGGACTATctaaaacttgaaagaaaagggCTTAAACACTGATACATTAAGGCTATGCttgtttcttgtaaaatatgTTTCCATAAAATATTTCTCATTTTCTCATGTTTGGTTCAGTTGGAAAAACTTGGTCAACAGAAAATATTTACAatcaaaggggaaaaaaaagcttgaaacaAAGGAAGACAACTTACTGTTCTCAagagatgaaaatattttacaaaatcatcttttttcataTATACCAAACACCAAACAATCATTTTCAAGgaaattttacttaaaatagccaagcaaagaaaaatgatatatttccaggaaatattttttacataaatccAAAAACAAGTTATTTCACATGTGACAAACAGAGCATAACATGGCAAAATGTTCACTTATTGATACTGAATAAAATCCAGAAAAGAATGAATGCAAGAATGAATgttaaaaaaggaaatgaaagagagGAGTGGGAAGAGGAAAATAATGACCTTGGATAACAGTATGCAAATTGAGGATGCCATTGCCTGCATCACATCAACCGCTGAACATATAGCATCCTTCAGGTTCTGGACATCTGCCTGTAGAGTTACAAATCAAATAAAGCAATTATCAGAAACCCAACTGAAACCAACATGCCCAAAATGAAAATCACGTCAAGGAAAATGGCACATACCCTTGCCCCACCAACAACAGGCAGACGGAGTGTGCTAGCCTGCAAAGCTTCAATGGCTCCCGATAAAGAATGGGAGTAATCCTGGTCAATCAATGCCAATTCTTCTAAATATAGCATCTGCAACAATCATGCACCATtagtttaaaacacaaaatcactTGAAATAAACTACCTTTAAgctctccaataaagcatgcatctccattaaaataaaactttgatttgGCCATTGCTCTTTAATAAAACAGAGTAAACTTAAATAGCATTCAAAGCAATGACATGGTTGAAATCAAGTCATATAtggtttgaaaatctttgacAATCCATTCAAGAACACAGCCTAATGAGAGTCAAGTTTATATGAAAAAGCGTGTGTATGTATGTGACAAACATAGAGGATTTAAACACTTTAAATCACGGGATTTAAATATTAGCTTAAAATGACAAATGCCACatcttaaaattcaatttattagaAACACTTCAAAAGTGCACCAGTAAAATTTGCATAATTTACTAAAACGAGTACAGCAACATAGGAAAACGTAGTGCTTGCATGTATGATGGGGATGATGCAGTCGTATCTTACTTGCCCCTTGAGGATGGAAATCAACTTCAAATTATGTCTTAGCCACTGTAACTCTGTTCTTTTTGCTCTAACAGATTCATACAGTTTTGATGTTGTTACACGTGCATTATACAGGCTTTTCTGGTACAGAGAAGAACATTTAGACAAGAAAATTCCTCTTAGATAATTTGATTAGTTAAGTTAAATTGCATAATAAATGAgtcacccaaaataaaaatgaaaggtaAGCATGGCAAAAATCAATACATCCATCATATCGGCCAAAAGTGGAAATGCTGGGTGTTACTATTATTTAGATATCCTTAAATAGCTTGACTTTGGCCACAATCTTACTAAACGCTAGAAGTGATAGATGGACACATCTACAACACGTGTCTTCTCACATGGACAAGCTATTACAGTCTATCAGGCTttagtgaaaaatattaatagctCAACATGAATAATATAATTGTGAGTTTCATGTTATAGAATTGacttaatcaaaaaaaaattagaagggaaCTAAAACATAGGGGAGGGGGTCTGAGCAATTATTTTTAGTCAAAG harbors:
- the LOC7488873 gene encoding LOB domain-containing protein 39; this translates as MSCNGCRVLRKGCSETCVLRSCLHWIPTPEAQGNATLFLAKFFGRSDLISLISAVPESQRPVLFQSLLFEACGRTVNPVNGAVGLLWSGNWHVCQAAVESVLAGETLRPLPGILTGVLAPNCDESSDSFSAAAYAVHSMTWNQSKPFDKENNNQVVSDHHVNLCLARGRGGRDKRGRDAVSFYTGGESETTSFESSGADKNKLLNLFV